The sequence below is a genomic window from Oncorhynchus nerka isolate Pitt River linkage group LG7, Oner_Uvic_2.0, whole genome shotgun sequence.
tgcAGAAATGTATTGGTACCCATTGTTCATGATTTTATGATCAAAAAACACTCGAACAAAGAAACAAAACGAAAGTGAACAGTTCTGTCAGATAACAGAGACTAAACAGAAAATATctccccacaaaacccaaacggaaaatcacaacttatatatgatccccaatcagagacaacgatagacagctgcctctgattgggaaccacactaggcaaaaacaacaaagaaatagaaaacatagattctcccacagagtcacaccctgacctaaccaaacatagagagtaaataaggatctctaaggtcagggcgtgacagtacacccccccaTGAACCTATagcctataggggagggtccgggtgggcatctactctCGATAGGGGTTCCGGTGCGGGACGCAGACCCCGCCTCGCTTTAGGCTCCCCCCCACTTTGGTTGCGCCTCCGGTGCAGGGATCATCGCCGGGACCTCCAGACCGTAGAtcatcgctggaggctctggactgcagaccaaCGCTGGGGGCTGGGGACTGTGGACCGccgctgcaggctccggactggggaccgtcgctgcagcctccggactggggaccgtcgctggaggttccagaCCGGAGACTGTCGCTGAAGGCTCCGGACCgggaaccgtcgctggaggctccgtgccatggatcctcactttaggcttcgtgccatggattatcactggaggcttcgtgccatggatcatcactgggggctccatgccatggatcatcactgcaggctCCGGATCATCACTGggggcttcgggccatggatcatcaccgcAGGCtttgggccatggatcatcacggGAGGCTTCGgtccatggatcatcactggaggcttcgtacgtggagccggaacaggtctcacaggactgaggagacgtactggaagcctggtgcgtggagctgccacagggcttaccaggtactggaggcctggtacgtgcaaccggaacaggtctcactggactggggaggtgcactggaagcctggtggtggagcaggcaccggatacactgggccgtggaggagCACTGGAGGTCTCAAGCGTAGAGacggcacaacccgtcctggctggatggttacTTTCGCCTGGCAAATGCGGGGCActagcacaggacgcactgggctgtgcagacgcaccggagacacagtgcgcagagccggcgcaggatatcctagGCCGAAGACACACACTGGAGGCCAGGCGCACTGAGCcggcaccatccgtcctggctggaagcccactctagcccggccaatgcgaggagctggaatatagcgCACAGGGCTGTGACTGACCGGTCACATGTTCCCCACGGTAaccacggggagttggctcaggtctaaaccctGACTCTGCCAATCTCCCTGTGTGCCCCCCCTAAACATTTTGGGAGCTGCCTttcgggcttccgtgctagctGTGACCCCTTGTATAGTTGCTCCCTCCTTGCTGCCTCCGTCTGCTCCCATGGGAGGCAATCctttccagccaggatctcctcccatgtccattcctcctgaccacgctgcttggtcttttTGAGGTGGGGAGTTCTGTAACACCTGTCGTtggaaggagtggaccaaagcgcagcgtgaaaagtgttcatgattttttattatcaaaaaacactcaaaaacaaattaacaaaacgaaagcgaacagttctgtcaggtaacagagactaaacaaaaaaataactccccacaaaacccaaacagaaaatcacaacttatatatgatccccaatcagagacaaggctgcctctgattgggaaccacactaggcaaaaacaacaaagaaatagaaaacatagattctcccacccgagtcacaccctgacctaaccaaacatagagaataaattaggatctctaaggtcagggcgtgacatctacaatgtagaaaatagtaaaaataaagaaaaaccattgaatgagtgtgtccaaactttggactggtactgtatattaatatatatatatttgttttattttgtttgtcACTTTCCCTCAGATATCATACTAGAAACTGCAAACATGtatctccaccccatggcaaaattagCAGAATTGCATGAAATAAGTCATAAAatagcaacattttctctacgccccatgtcaatatgtgtagaattgcaggatattATCTCTAAAATTTCAATTTTCTCTCTTCGCTGTCAAGGGGTTTGTGGGTACGCAGTCCCACGAGCCACTGTGGTCGCTCATTATGATTTCAGATTTTTTTGGTGGCTGCCATCAAAATTGTGTTATTAATGTTTTGTATTCTCAGTGTATATTACCGTATGACTTCAAACACACACTCATCCCCAGCAGCCCTACAGTATGTCACTCTGTACATCAGATATCCGTGCCTGTACCCCCAGCACAGCACACCACAACAAGTCCCTCAGCACATAAGGAGGTAGATAAGTCTATGCAACAGGAAGGGCCTATTTCTACATTCCTACACCAGCAAAGCATCATCAATCTACAGTACACCTGTATTCAAAAACATATTGCCTTCCATTAGATTTATTGAAATTATGCTGAAATATGAGCACAAACTAAGGCTGTGGACAAAAGGTATCACTGCTGTGAATGGAGAAGGTGGCAACTGGCAAAACATTCTTGGAATGTCCTTCCTCCTTAtttggctcctgagtggcgcagtggtctaaggcactgcatctcagtgcaagaggtgtcactatagtacctggtttgaatcatggctgtatcacatctggctgtgattgggagtcccatagggcagcgcacaattgacccagcgttgtCTACATTTGGCtggagtaggccatcattgtaaataacaatttgttcttaactgacttgcctagttaaataatggttacaTTTTGTACTTTTTCTGCATGCTACAGTTCAGCTGGCACCTAGCTGAACTCGGTTGGCCAAACCGAACTAGTGTACCCCCTTAAAATAACTTGCTTGAAATAAGGAGAGAAAATGGCAGTaaagtttgtccattttgagaagCCGTACCCAGTaatcacttcctcaaaatagtctgaatgaatcaagaaatctgtcattaatttgaagtttttgcagaggagatcttagtagcgcaattttacatctaactaaagatgtttggtgcagtatttctcagtgaaaaaatgtgcatgaaaaagAGTTGAATGACAACATAGACTTtactgaagaatccctactgttgaacAATCACTGACGAAGGGGCGCAGACTTCTTCTCTGAACTTCAACTTGCCTCCAGAAAAACATTTGTGTGCCCAAACAGCCCAAAAAAAGTCCAAAACCTCACAAAATGTTGTCAGAAAATATGCACAAACTCTTCTgaactgtttcggctgggaagcatgGTGGATACTTTTAGCTTCTCTTGCTCTCTGTTTCCTGTCCACAGTGTGCAGCCGGGCATTACTCCCTcaaaaaaaaaaacggaaataaAGAGGTTGAGAGATCAAAAGTCCCCACATTTCCACCACTGACAATTCATATAATTCAACTAACAACCAACTGCTTCCAAACCACAGTGTGTCACAACAAATCTGGGAGGCTCCAACAACagggaagtgagagagaagagcgagaaaaCATTTTTACACCTCAATTAGTAGTAGCCAGTTGTAATGAATCACTACAGaaagaacctcctctctgtcagttAAAATCAGGATCTAATCTGTATCACTTTTCTCTGCCCCCCCTCGCCTTGATGTGCAGTAAACAAGATTAAAAGGGCCCAGCTGTGTGGAGTTATTGTTGGTGTCAGTAGGAAGTGCTGATAGCTGTTGCAGCTGAACAAAAGCTGGATGAGAGAGCAGAGGGGCGCTCCAGACTCACTGGCCCCAGACAAGATTTCCCCCCACAATCCTTGCTCTGCACTCCCATTGTTTCAGACCACTGGCGCTCCCCATCCCCAACATGACCTGAGAAATAGGACGGAGGAAGAACAGGATGTCACACTCCTCAGGCACAGCTCTCTCTGCATGCTGGTGAAGAAGAAGAGTTTTACACAACTAGTATAAGCAAAAGCAGGGAATTTGTTTAAAAGAGGGTTGTCCAGGGGAGAAAATCTGACATATTAATTACACTTCCATAATCAATTACACGCACATTATAAGGATGCAATGTTtggttaaaaaaatatgtttcccatgccatatTTTAACATGGTGAATTACCCATTCAAACCACACTTTTTTTTTTGCTAACAATTTTCTCCGTTTTCACTTTGTATTTTCATGGCTTCTCTTGTTTGGTTCTCTGTCTCCAAATGAATTGCAAGTTTGTTGCAAACAGCACAATATCCAAGTATTTGTTTGATTTTTTATCATGCAGACATCGCATTCTGGTGGACTCTACAGCCAgccagagacagagggggacactGAAATAGCATTATTGTAATTTGTTTTATATATGTGTGAAAGATACAATGTAGCCTATGCCTGGATACAACGTTTTACTTGAGGAATTTTATTAGACAAATTAAGGGGCGGACCTAACTGAAGGAATTCAGGAACTATCAATGCAAATTCAAAGCCTTCTGTCTTTTTTATTTCACTAGCCTTTGGAATTTGAGCAAGCTAGTGACAATGGCAGTTTGCAGGTGTGGGGCGGTAATCTCTTCAGAGTGGTTTAACTTGATAAATGAAAATGAATGCCGATATTGGGCAGCCAGTTCTCAGGGTTTGCGCTGCGCAGGTGAATGGGGGAGTGCAAGCCCGTTGTTTGCGGTCTCCATGGACACCGCCCGCGCGGCGCCAGGTTGACAGCCGTCAGGGACTTCATGAATGGGTGACGTCATGGCACTGGCGCCTGCCAGTCTGCTTCGGCTTGTTTGGACAATCTGGGGAAGATTCAGTTCAGAGCAGAGCAATGCTATTTCAATGCCGCACTCACAGTGGGAACACGTGAAAGAATCTGTAAAATGATTCATTGGAAGACTAATTTAAGAGGAACGGGAGGGTTTAGGCTGAATGTGTGAAATATGCTATTTGTAAATTGAAAGAGATTTATTGCATAGGCTAAGCTATGTGGATCCATGAGATTCGTATTCTAATGAAATGCAAGTTTTAATAGATTTAAACTTTTTATCCTACAATTCAAGTCATAATTTGCATACAATACTacaaaattgtaattacttcgccactattggcctatttatttacttacctccttacttcatttgcacacactgtatacagatttttctattgtgttattgactgcacgattgtttatcctatgtgtaactctgtgtgttttttttatcgcactgctttgctttatcttggccaggtcgcagttgtaaatgagaatttgttctcaactggcctacctggttaaataaaagtgaaataaaatacaGATCAAGCAGACAAATTAGTTGATTCCCTTGTCTATATTGGATACGCTTTGTTGAACGGTCATATTGTGATGCAACTTTAGTTTATAATACATTTTTATATTATTAGGCACTTTTCCATTTGATAAAACGTAATATTTCTACTTAAGCAAATAAAAGAATAAGCACTTTGGGGTAGGAAATTATTATGCACAGCTGGAATGAGCAGAATGCTTAAGTTGGCTACTCTATTTCATCGAGATTATAAATGAACTGGAATTTTAAAAATATAAAGAAATCACCAATTTAAAAAACTATATTGTTGTGACAGGTCTGGCCATTTACCGTATGATTGAGTTCAATCGGTCTACTCAGTTAAGGCTACAATTAAAAACCTATTCATCTAGTAATTGCAGCATTCTTCATGAATATGCCCCCCACCCATGTCTCCGGGCGGTCTCTACACCTGCAAAGTCCGCGGGCGACGGACAGCTGGGTTCCCACACAGGACACCATGAAAAAAAAGCACACATTTGTTTCCATTTGTAACACCATCATTTAGCAGATTGTAAAGATTGATAACACCCGATCTCTATTGGTAGAGAGAGGACTTGGAAGCCCGCCCCTCCCTTGCAGCTGGGAGTTTCTCATTGGTTCAACCCTTCAAATGTTCTCGCTTTGGTCACTCCCCGAACCCTCTGGAAAGATAAATTCAGCCCGAGTTCACCTCCGCCACAAACTGTCAAGTAGGCTACAAACTTAACGCTTACGAGGATAATCACCTGAACTTTTCTAACAGAACTAGCAGGTATTTACCCATTCTTTGTTGTATATTGTAGCAGAAATATATACCCTATATTTGTGCTTTTCAAGGCGACAAAATAAGAAAATGAAAGTTGTCGGATCTACCTGCGCCCTGAAAAACACCGAGGATGTGGTCCGTTGTCTCTCGGAGCAGAGTATGACCATCTCCAAGTGCAAGATCCCACTGTTGGACGAGCAGATGAGTGTATTTCTGCAGGACATGAACAGCTGCTACAGCAAACTAAAGGAGCTGGTGCCCACTCTGCCAGCCAACAAGAAAGCCAGTAAGATGGAGATTCTGCAGCATGTCATCGATTATATCTGGGACCTGCAGGTCGAGCTGGACACACCGGGCAAGCAGCAGATCTCAGGTGCAACCCGCACTCCTCTGACAACCCTCAATGCAGAACtcgccagcatctctgtggaggTATGTGTACAAAACAATTGCAGCAAATGTATTGTTGCCATAGGCCTGTTACATATTCAAGTGTAAAATGAGATCACTGCATATTTCTGTGCTAAAATCAAGTTCTGTGTCATGAAACTTACCATTATCCATTCCTCTTATTTTTCACAGAACGGATGCGCTGATGACAGAATTCTCTGCCGTTGATCAATGAAGCAACATAACGAATCATTAGCAGAAATAACGATGTTGCCAGCCATGCCGTCGCATCTTATGTCTTACATCCAGCAGTGGAACGACGTTGAAGTCCATGATGTGCATAGATAGACATTCAGGAGTTGAAACTACGAAGTGTCAGGTCAGCGGCGCTGTCCCCAAGCAGCCACGGGTGTCCTGCTGTCACCAAGAGCGGTGCGCGCCATGAAGACAAGTGTGCTGGTCGACCCGAGGATGACAATCAACAACAATGCATCCTAACCCAACGAGTTCTTAGATGTTGATACATGTTGGACTTTATGTGAAAGAATCTTTCATTCCATGTTCGATTTCTATTTTCTGTATTTTGTTCAAGTCATACCTagaaaatatgtatatattttttgcaaaaaaaagtAAATTTCTCAGATTGAGCTATATTTGTATTGTATATTACAATGATGCAGATGTGATCCCAATATTGTTTTATAACAATGTATTTATGGTGTTTTTTATTAAAACAGATATGGTAGATGAGTGTTTCCTACTCCCTTTTCTTCATTCTTTAGTTTGAACCTTGTTTATTCACAAC
It includes:
- the LOC115132164 gene encoding DNA-binding protein inhibitor ID-1-like → MKVVGSTCALKNTEDVVRCLSEQSMTISKCKIPLLDEQMSVFLQDMNSCYSKLKELVPTLPANKKASKMEILQHVIDYIWDLQVELDTPGKQQISGATRTPLTTLNAELASISVENGCADDRILCR
- the LOC135572651 gene encoding uncharacterized protein LOC135572651; amino-acid sequence: MGGDPGWKGLPPMGADGGSKEGATIQGVTASTEARKAAPKMFRGGTQGDWQTPRIGRARVGFQPGRMVPAQCAWPPVCVFGLGYPAPALRTVSPVRLHSPVRPVLVPRICQAKSCETCSGSTYEASSDDPWTEASRDDPWPKACGDDPWPEAPSDDPEPAVMIHGMEPPVMIHGTKPPVIIHGTKPKVRIHGTEPPATVPGPEPSATVSGLEPPATVPSPEAAATVPSPEPAAAVHSPQPPALVCSPEPPAMIYGLEVPAMIPAPEAQPKWGGA